In Gemmata obscuriglobus, a single genomic region encodes these proteins:
- a CDS encoding sulfatase, with amino-acid sequence MRPLLALALGVAIASGGSHPPRAAGAEKPNVLFIAIDDLNDWVGPLGGHPQVKTSNIDKLAARGTTFTNAHCQAPLCNPSRTSVLTGLRPSTTGVYALSPWFRTSEKLKDHATLFQWFKRSGYATTSTGKIFHGGYPPKEARAAEVDTFGPPGALQPRPKAKFVDTPDPHPLVDWGAFPEKDEDCFDHDVATWAVKHLKDRPKGPWFLAVGFQHPHVPCYAPQKWFDLYPADQLVLPNVKDDDRDDLPRFASYLHWKLPEPRLKWLRDAKQWGPLVRAYLASVSFVDAQVGRVLDALREGGLEQNTVVVLWSDHGWHLGEKGITGKNTLWERSTRVPLIFAGPKVAANARCDRPAELLDLYPTLADLCGLPANPANEGLSLAPQLKDAKAARERPAVTTHNPGNHSVRTEKWRHIVYADGSEELYDRGADPHEWSNLAKDAKFAAVKKELAKWVPATSAAPLPKSTGRLLTFDNGVPVWEGKPIGPNDPFPER; translated from the coding sequence ATGCGGCCTCTCCTCGCACTCGCCCTCGGTGTCGCGATCGCCTCCGGAGGCTCACACCCGCCCCGCGCCGCCGGCGCCGAGAAGCCGAACGTCCTGTTCATCGCGATCGACGACCTGAACGACTGGGTCGGCCCGCTCGGCGGTCACCCGCAGGTCAAAACGTCCAACATCGACAAGCTCGCGGCCCGCGGCACCACGTTCACGAACGCGCACTGCCAGGCCCCGCTGTGCAACCCGTCGCGCACGAGCGTACTCACCGGGCTGCGCCCCTCCACGACCGGCGTTTACGCGCTCAGCCCGTGGTTCCGCACCTCCGAGAAGCTGAAGGACCACGCTACCCTCTTCCAGTGGTTCAAGCGGAGCGGGTACGCGACCACCAGCACCGGAAAGATCTTCCACGGTGGCTACCCGCCCAAAGAGGCGCGGGCCGCAGAGGTCGATACCTTCGGCCCGCCGGGCGCGCTGCAACCGCGACCAAAAGCGAAGTTCGTGGACACGCCGGACCCGCACCCGCTCGTTGATTGGGGCGCGTTCCCGGAGAAGGACGAGGACTGTTTCGACCACGATGTCGCGACGTGGGCGGTGAAGCACCTCAAGGACCGGCCGAAAGGGCCGTGGTTTCTCGCGGTCGGTTTCCAGCACCCGCACGTCCCCTGTTATGCGCCGCAAAAGTGGTTCGACCTGTACCCCGCGGATCAGCTCGTTTTGCCGAACGTGAAGGACGACGACCGCGACGACCTGCCGCGGTTCGCCTCGTACCTGCACTGGAAGCTCCCCGAGCCGCGGCTGAAGTGGCTCCGGGACGCGAAGCAGTGGGGGCCGCTCGTGCGGGCGTACCTCGCGAGCGTCAGCTTCGTTGACGCCCAGGTGGGCCGCGTGCTCGACGCCCTGCGCGAGGGCGGGCTGGAACAGAACACGGTTGTGGTGCTGTGGAGCGACCACGGCTGGCACCTGGGCGAGAAGGGCATCACCGGGAAGAACACGCTCTGGGAGCGCTCCACCCGCGTGCCCCTCATCTTCGCCGGGCCGAAGGTCGCCGCAAACGCCCGGTGCGACCGTCCGGCCGAACTGCTCGACCTGTACCCGACGCTGGCGGACCTCTGCGGCCTCCCTGCGAACCCGGCGAACGAAGGGCTCAGCCTCGCCCCGCAGTTGAAGGACGCAAAGGCGGCGCGGGAGCGCCCGGCCGTCACGACCCACAACCCGGGCAACCATTCCGTCCGCACCGAGAAGTGGCGGCACATCGTGTACGCCGACGGCAGCGAAGAACTGTACGACCGCGGCGCCGACCCGCACGAGTGGAGCAACCTCGCGAAGGATGCCAAGTTCGCCGCGGTGAAAAAAGAACTCGCGAAGTGGGTGCCGGCCACGAGCGCGGCCCCGCTGCCGAAAAGCACCGGCCGGCTCCTCACGTTCGACAACGGCGTGCCTGTCTGGGAAGGCAAGCCGATCGGCCCGAACGACCCGTTCCCCGAGAGGTAA
- a CDS encoding alpha/beta hydrolase has product MIRGLALALALPAALALSAARAAEPVTHKLWPGKAPGETKDIGAEKLTEPKKGQADVKRLGNVSEPTITVYAPPKEKANGAAVVVAPGGGYSILAIEHEGTDVCKWLNDLGVTAVLLKYRVPKREAQSPDNLAMVQDAQRAVTLVRGMSKELGVDPNRVGMLGFSAGGHLTVCTALTQKRLYEKVDQADEAVGHRPNFCVLVYPAYLTDKGGALKPEFAVTKDSPPMFFAHSSDDPVTSEGSVALYLALTKNKVPAELHLYATGGHGYGMRKTPHPCASWPDRAGDWLKSRGLLDKAK; this is encoded by the coding sequence ATGATTCGTGGTCTCGCACTCGCACTCGCACTACCCGCCGCGCTCGCACTGTCTGCCGCACGGGCGGCCGAACCGGTGACACACAAGCTGTGGCCGGGCAAGGCGCCGGGTGAGACGAAAGACATCGGCGCGGAGAAGCTCACCGAGCCCAAGAAGGGGCAAGCCGATGTGAAGCGCCTGGGTAACGTCAGCGAGCCGACCATTACCGTCTACGCGCCGCCGAAAGAGAAGGCGAACGGCGCCGCGGTGGTGGTCGCGCCGGGCGGCGGGTACTCGATCCTGGCCATCGAGCACGAGGGCACCGACGTGTGCAAGTGGCTCAACGACCTCGGCGTCACCGCGGTGCTGCTGAAGTACCGGGTGCCGAAGCGCGAGGCGCAGAGCCCCGACAACCTCGCGATGGTGCAGGACGCGCAGCGCGCGGTCACGCTCGTCCGCGGCATGAGTAAGGAACTCGGCGTTGACCCGAACCGGGTCGGGATGCTCGGGTTCTCGGCCGGCGGGCACCTGACCGTTTGCACCGCGCTCACCCAGAAGCGGCTGTACGAGAAGGTCGATCAGGCGGACGAGGCGGTCGGCCACCGGCCGAACTTCTGCGTGCTGGTCTACCCGGCGTACCTGACCGACAAGGGCGGCGCGCTCAAGCCGGAGTTCGCCGTCACCAAGGATTCGCCGCCGATGTTCTTCGCGCACTCGTCGGACGACCCGGTCACGAGCGAGGGGAGCGTGGCGCTGTACCTCGCGCTGACGAAGAACAAGGTGCCGGCAGAACTGCACCTGTACGCGACCGGCGGGCACGGGTACGGGATGCGCAAAACACCGCACCCGTGCGCGAGCTGGCCCGACCGCGCCGGCGACTGGCTGAAGTCGCGCGGCCTGCTCGATAAGGCGAAATGA
- a CDS encoding Dabb family protein: MSKDRLAHNVFFKLKDATPAKVQELVDACKKYLNVQPGIVFFAAGPLCAELDREVNDRDWHVGLHLVFVDKAAHDAYQDDPTHKKFIDENKPTWAGVRVFDSYV, encoded by the coding sequence ATGTCCAAGGACCGTCTGGCCCACAACGTGTTCTTCAAGCTGAAGGACGCGACGCCCGCGAAGGTGCAGGAACTGGTTGACGCGTGCAAGAAGTACCTGAACGTGCAGCCCGGGATCGTGTTCTTCGCCGCCGGGCCGCTGTGTGCCGAACTGGACCGCGAGGTGAACGACCGCGACTGGCACGTGGGGCTGCACCTCGTGTTCGTCGATAAAGCGGCCCACGACGCCTACCAGGACGACCCGACGCACAAGAAGTTCATCGACGAGAACAAACCGACCTGGGCCGGGGTCCGCGTGTTCGACTCGTATGTGTGA
- a CDS encoding lipoate--protein ligase family protein yields the protein MKLLDYTHPAPATNLALDESLLLVAEEGTGGEVLRLWELPSYAVVVGSGGSVPIDVNREACAADGVPVLRRASGGGTVLLGPGCLCFSVVLGYTHAPGLGDIPASNRYVLGRVLNALKSVAPAAVEGSSDLTVGGVKFSGNAQQRKRNFFLHHGTLLCGFDLGLVPKYLNPPERQPEYRRDRPHAEFVRNLPAGVAEVKRLLVEAWAPDGEYAPVPLARAEELVADKYARDEWTLRR from the coding sequence ATGAAGCTGCTCGATTATACGCACCCGGCCCCTGCGACGAACCTCGCCCTCGACGAATCGCTGCTGCTCGTAGCCGAAGAAGGCACCGGCGGGGAGGTGCTGCGCCTCTGGGAACTCCCCTCCTACGCCGTGGTCGTCGGGTCGGGCGGATCGGTCCCGATCGACGTGAACCGCGAGGCCTGCGCCGCCGACGGGGTGCCCGTGTTGCGCCGGGCCAGCGGCGGCGGAACGGTGCTCCTCGGGCCGGGGTGCCTGTGTTTCTCCGTGGTGCTGGGCTACACCCACGCGCCCGGGCTGGGTGACATTCCGGCCTCGAACCGGTACGTCCTGGGGCGTGTGTTGAACGCGCTCAAGTCGGTGGCACCGGCCGCGGTGGAAGGTTCCAGCGATCTGACCGTTGGCGGCGTGAAGTTCTCCGGCAACGCCCAGCAGCGGAAGCGCAACTTCTTCTTGCACCACGGCACGCTGCTTTGCGGCTTCGATCTGGGGCTGGTGCCGAAGTACCTGAACCCGCCGGAGCGCCAGCCGGAGTACCGGCGCGACCGCCCGCACGCGGAGTTCGTCCGGAACCTGCCCGCCGGTGTTGCCGAGGTCAAACGGTTGCTCGTGGAAGCGTGGGCACCGGACGGGGAATACGCTCCGGTGCCGCTGGCCCGGGCGGAAGAACTTGTCGCGGATAAGTACGCCCGCGACGAGTGGACGCTGCGGCGGTGA